A region of Diceros bicornis minor isolate mBicDic1 chromosome 31, mDicBic1.mat.cur, whole genome shotgun sequence DNA encodes the following proteins:
- the LRFN4 gene encoding leucine-rich repeat and fibronectin type-III domain-containing protein 4 yields MAPPPLLLLLLASGAAACPLPCVCQNLSESLSTLCAHRGLLFVPPNVDRRTVELRLADNFIQALGPPDFRNMTGLVDLTLSRNAITRIGARAFGDLESLRSLHLDGNRLVELGASSLRGPVNLQHLILSGNQLGRIAPGAFDDFLDSLEDLDLSYNNLRQVPWAGIGAMPALHTLNLDHNLIDALPPGAFAQLGQLSRLDLTSNRLATLAPDPLFSRGRDAEASPTPLVLSFSGNPLHCNCELLWLRRLARPDDLETCASPPGLAGRYFWAVPEGEFSCEPPLIARHTQRLWVLEGQRATLRCRALGDPAPTMHWVGPDDRLVGNSSRARAFPNGTLEIGVTGSGDAGDYTCIATNPAGEATARVELRVLALPHGGNGSAEGGRPGPSDIAASARTAAEGEGTLESEPAVQVTEVTATSGLVSWGPGRPTDPVWMFQIQYNSSEDETLIYRIVPASSHHFLLKHLVPGADYDLCLLALSPAAGLSDLTATRLLGCAHFSTLPATPLCHALQAHVLGGTLTVAVGGVLVAALLVFTVALLVRGRGAGNGRLPLKLSHVQSQTNGGPSPTPKTHPPRSPPPRPQRSCSLDLGDTGGCYGYARRLGGAWARRSHSVHGGLLGAGCREVGGSAERLEESVV; encoded by the exons ATGGCCCCACCAccactcctgctgctgctgctggccagTGGAGCGGCCGCCTGCCCACTGCCCTGCGTCTGCCAGAACCTGTCCGAATCGCTCAGCACCCTCTGTGCCCACCGAGGCCTGCTGTTCGTGCCGCCCAACGTGGACCGGCGCACAGTGGAGCTGCGGCTGGCTGACAACTTCATCCAGGCCTTGGGGCCCCCGGACTTCCGCAACATGACAGGGCTGGTGGACCTGACCCTGTCCCGAAATGCCATCACCCGCATTGGGGCTCGCGCCTTTGGGGACCTGGAGAGCCTGCGCTCCCTGCACCTGGACGGCAATAGGCTGGTAGAGCTGGGTGCCAGCAGCCTTCGGGGCCCCGTTAACCTGCAGCACCTCATCCTCAGTGGCAACCAGCTGGGCCGAATCGCGCCGGGGGCCTTCGATGACTTCCTGGACAGCCTGGAGGACCTGGACCTGTCCTACAACAACCTGCGGCAGGTACCCTGGGCTGGCATCGGTGCCATGCCCGCCCTGCACACCCTCAACCTGGACCACAACCTCATCGACGCACTGCCCCCGGGCGCCTTTGCCCAACTCGGCCAGCTCTCCCGCCTTGACCTCACCTCCAACCGCCTGGCCACCCTGGCGCCCGACCCGCTCTTCTCCCGGGGGCGCGACGCTGAGGCCTCGCCCACCCCCCTGGTGCTGAGCTTCAGCGGGAACCCCCTGCACTGCAACTGTGAGCTGCTCTGGCTGCGCCGGCTGGCCCGGCCCGATGACCTGGAGACGTGCGCCTCCCCGCCAGGCCTGGCTGGCCGCTACTTCTGGGCAGTGCCCGAGGGCGAGTTCTCCTGTGAGCCCCCCCTTATTGCCCGCCACACGCAGCGCCTCTGGGTGCTGGAGGGCCAGCGGGCCACGCTGCGGTGCCGGGCCCTCGGCGACCCTGCGCCCACCATGCACTGGGTTGGCCCTGATGACCGGCTAGTCGGCAACTCCTCCCGAGCCCGGGCTTTCCCCAACGGGACCTTGGAGATCGGGGTGACAGGCTCTGGAGACGCAGGGGACTACACCTGCATTGCCACCAACCCTGCTGGTGAGGCCACAGCCCGCGTAGAGCTACGGGTACTGGCCTTGCCCCACGGCGGGAACGGCAGCGCTGAAGGGGGCCGCCCGGGGCCCTCGGACATTGCTGCCTCAGCCCGCACTGCTGCCGAGGGTGAGGGGACGCTAGAGTCTGAGCCAGCTGTGCAGGTGACAGAGGTGACCGCCACCTCAGGGCTGGTGAGCTGGGGGCCAGGGCGGCCAACGGACCCCGTGTGGATGTTCCAAATCCAGTACAACAGCAGCGAGGACGAGACCCTCATCTACCG GATCGTCCCAGCCTCCAGCCACCACTTTCTGCTGAAGCACCTAGTCCCTGGTGCCGACTATGACCTCTGCCTGCTGGCCTTGTCACCCGCCGCTGGGCTTTCCGACCTCACGGCCACCAGGCTGCTGGGCTGTGCCCACTTCTCCACACTGCCAGCCACACCCCTGTGCCACGCCCTGCAGGCCCACGTGCTGGGCGGGACCCTGACCGTGGCTGTGGGGGGTGTGCTGGTGGCTGCCTTACTGGTCTTcactgtggccttgctggttcgGGGCCGGGGGGCTGGGAATGGCCGCCTTCCCCTCAAACTCAGCCACGTCCAATCCCAGACCAATGGAGGCCCCAGCCCCACGCCCAAGACCCACCCGCCGAGGAGCCCCCCGCCTCGCCCCCAGCGCAGCTGCTCCCTGGACCTGGGAGACACCGGGGGGTGCTACGGTTATGCCAGGCGCCTTGGAGGAGCCTGGGCCCGACGGAGCCACTCTGTGCACGGGGGGCTGCTCGGGGCAGGGTGCCGGGAAGTGGGGGGCAGTGCGGAGAGGCTGGAAGAGAGCGTGGTGTGA